The DNA sequence TGGCGGCAGCCGACGCTGAAGAAATCATGGTCATTGGCGGCGGGCGTGTTTATGAGCAGCTGCTGCCACGAGCCGATCGTCTTTATCTGACGCACATTGATGCAGAAGTGGAAGGCGATACGACCTTCCCGGATTATGAGCCTGACGAATGGCAGTCCACGTTCAGCGAGTTCCATGACGCGGACGAACAGAACACTCACAGCTACTGCTTCGAAATTCTCGATCGCCGTTAAAAGCCAGGGCGGAAAATTTTCCGCCCTGTGCATTATTCCTCTACCGACCGTTCCCGGTTGGAGGGCTGAATAAACCACGCTTTATCTTCCCAGCGCAGCATGGTCAACGTACCGCCCCAGCAGCAACCGGTATCCAGTGCCAGAATGCCTTCCGGCGTGCCTTTTCCTTCCAGTGAAGCCCAGTGACCAAACACAATGGTGTAATCACGGGAAACCGGGCCGGGGATTTTAAACCAGGGCTTTAGCGGCGGCGGGGCAGAGTCTGGTGTATCTTTGCAGATCATATCCAGCTGGCCGTTAGGGAAGCAATACCGCATTCTGGTCAGCGCGTTGGTGCTGAAGCGCAAACGGGCCAGCCCGCTGAGTTCTGGCGTCCAGTTATTGGGCATATCGCCATACATAGCGTTAAGAAACAGCGGATAGGTATCGCTGGAGAGCACGGCTTCCACTTCACGAGCACAGCTTTGCGCCGTTTCGATATCCCACTGCGGGGTGATCCCGGCATGGGCCATCACCAACTTTTTCTCTTCATCAACCTGCAACAGCGGCTGACGACGAAGCCAGTTAATCAGCTCATCCGCGTCTTCGGCTTCCAACAGCGGCGTAATTCGGTCTTTAGGTTTGTTACGGCTAATCCCGGCGAAAACGGCCAGCAGATGCAAATCATGATTGCCTAATACCACCTTAACCGCATCACCGAGAGAGCGAACGAAGCGTAAAACTTCCAGCGAGCCGGGACCCCGCGCTACTAAATCGCCGGTTAACCACAGGGTGTCCTGAGCGGGGTCGAAAGCAACCTGCGCCAGCAAAGATTGCAGTTCATCGTAGCAACCATGAATATCGCCGATTAGATAAGTGCTCATAAACCTGTCCAGCCATATGCGGTGCGGCGGCAGGGCTTTGCACCGCAATCAGAATTAATGGATTTGAGTGGGGATTGCCAGGCGGAACACCGGGATCTCTACACGGAAGGCTTCGCCCTCGCTGTCGATCATCTCATAGTGTCCCTGCATGGTGCCCATCGGCGTTTCGAGAACGGCACCGCTGGTGTACTGAAACTCGTTTCCGGGCTGAATAAGCGGCTGTTCGCCCACCACGCCTTCACCCTGAACTTCAGTTTCGCGGCCGTTGCCGTTGGTAATGAGCCAGTAACGGCCAAGCAGCTGAGCAGCGGTACGCCCCAAATTGCGGATTGTAATGGTGTAAGCAAAAACGTAGCGCTCCTCTTCAGGATCCGACTGCGACGCAATATAAACGCTCTGCACATTAATACTAACCCGGGGCGTATCGGTCATTGCTTAGTTCTCCTGCTGCTGAACCTGAGGATGCTCGCTCAGCCAGTTAGCCAGCTGGCAGTACTGCGCCACTGAGATATTTTCCGCACGCAGCGTTGGATCGATATTCATCTGCTGCAAAACTTCAAGCGTGAAGAGATGACCAAGGCTGTTACGTAGCGTTTTACGGCGCTTACCGAAAGCTTCGGTGGTGATTCGGCTGAGTAAGCGAATATCTTTAACCGGATGCGGGATCGTCGAATGAGGGATCAAACGCACCACGGCGGAATCCACTTTTGGTGCCGGGGTGAAGGATTCCGGCGGGACTTCCAGCACCGGGATCACCTGGCAGTAATACTGTGCCATCACCGTCAGCCGACCATACGCCTTGCTGCCAGGCCCGGCAACCAGGCGATTGACCACCTCTTTTTGCAACATAAAGTGCATATCGCGAATCGCATCAGTATAGCTGAAAAGGTGGAACATCAACGGGGTAGAGATGTTGTAGGGCAGGTTGCCGAAGACGCGCAGAGACTGGCCTTTTTCACGGGCGTACTCGGCGAAATTAAAGGTCATGGCATCCTGCTGGAAGATCGTCAGCTTAGGCCCAAGGAAAGGATGGGTCTGCAGACGAGCCGCCAGGTCGCGGTCAAGTTCGATGACCGTCATGGCATCCAGACGTTCGCCAACCGGTTCGGTTAACGCGCCGAGGCCTGGGCCGATCTCGACAACCGCCTCGCCTGCCTGTGGATGGATAGCGGAGACGATGCTGTCGATAATGTACTGGTCGTTCAGGAAGTTCTGTCCGAAACGTTTGCGGGCGAAATGGCCCTGATGGACGCGATTATTCATTACTGCTCTTAATCATGGTAATGGCGAGGTTAAGCGCCGTAATAAAGCTGCCCGCATCCGCGTCACCCTGGCCTGCCAGCTCTAAGGCTGTGCCATGATCGACGGAGGTACGGATAAAGGGCAGGCCAAGGGTGATATTCACCGCACGACCAAATCCCTGATATTTTAGCACCGGCAGGCCCTGGTCGTGATACATCGCCAGGACTGCATCGGCATGCTGTAAATATTTGGGCTGAAACAGCGTATCTGCCGGCAGCGGGCCGGTCAGCTGCATCCCCTGGCGTCGGAGTTCATCCAGCGCAGGGATAATGACATCGATCTCTTCACGTCCCATGTGTCCGCCTTCACCTGCATGCGGATTCAGGCCACAGACAAAAATATGCGGCTGGGCCAGACCAAATTTGCTTTGCAGATCGGCGTGAAGAATATTGATCACTTCGTGCAGGCTGTCGCGAGTGATGGCGGCAGAGACATCTTTAAGCGGCAGATGCGTGGTCGCCAGCGCGACTCTCAGCTCTTCCGTTGCCAGCATCATCACCACGCGTGAGCACATTGCCCGCTCCGCGAAGAACTCAGTATGCCCGCTGAAAAAGATGCCCGCATCATTAATTACGCCTTTATGCACCGGACCGGTAATCAGCGCGGCAAATTCACCATTAAGGCAACCGTCACAGGCACGCGCCAGCGTTTCCAGCACGTAATGACTGTTGGCCACGCAGAGTTCGCCAGCCTTAACCGGCTGTGGCGTAATCACCGGCAATACCGTCAGCGTTCCCGCAGCCTGTGGCTGTGCGGCTACGCCCGGCTGGTATTCTCGTAGCGTCAAGGGTAAACCCAGCTTTGCCGCACGCTGGCGCAGCAAAGCTGGATCGGCACAGACGACCAGTTCAACTGGCCAGTCGCGCTGGGCCAGTTGCAGGGTGACATCAGGACCAATCCCGGCGGGTTCGCCGGGAGTGATCGCCACGCGCAGGTTACTGAGCATTGGCATCCAGAATTTTCACGTAGGCTGAAGCACGTTGTTCCTGCATCCAGGTCTGTGCTTCTTCAGCAAATTTACGGTTGAACAGCAGACGGTAAGCGCGTTCTTTCTGCGCGGCATCCGTTTTATCAACCTGACGGGTATCCATCAGCTGAATCAAATGCCAGCCGAAAGAAGAGTGAACCGGCGTGCTCAATTGCCCCTTCTTCAATTTCAACAGCGCGTCGCGGAAAGCGGGATCGAAGACTTCCGGAGAGCTCCAGCCCAGATCGCCGCCCTGATTGGCTGAACCAGGATCCTGTGAAAGCTGTTTAGCTGCCTGAGCAAAGCTGGTTTTACCGCTGTTGATATCCGCCGCAACCTGTTCCAGCTTCTGGCGCGCCTGGGCGTCAGTCATCACTGGTGAAGGCTTCAGCAGAA is a window from the Pantoea sp. CCBC3-3-1 genome containing:
- the apaH gene encoding bis(5'-nucleosyl)-tetraphosphatase (symmetrical) ApaH, with amino-acid sequence MSTYLIGDIHGCYDELQSLLAQVAFDPAQDTLWLTGDLVARGPGSLEVLRFVRSLGDAVKVVLGNHDLHLLAVFAGISRNKPKDRITPLLEAEDADELINWLRRQPLLQVDEEKKLVMAHAGITPQWDIETAQSCAREVEAVLSSDTYPLFLNAMYGDMPNNWTPELSGLARLRFSTNALTRMRYCFPNGQLDMICKDTPDSAPPPLKPWFKIPGPVSRDYTIVFGHWASLEGKGTPEGILALDTGCCWGGTLTMLRWEDKAWFIQPSNRERSVEE
- the apaG gene encoding Co2+/Mg2+ efflux protein ApaG is translated as MTDTPRVSINVQSVYIASQSDPEEERYVFAYTITIRNLGRTAAQLLGRYWLITNGNGRETEVQGEGVVGEQPLIQPGNEFQYTSGAVLETPMGTMQGHYEMIDSEGEAFRVEIPVFRLAIPTQIH
- the rsmA gene encoding 16S rRNA (adenine(1518)-N(6)/adenine(1519)-N(6))-dimethyltransferase RsmA — protein: MNNRVHQGHFARKRFGQNFLNDQYIIDSIVSAIHPQAGEAVVEIGPGLGALTEPVGERLDAMTVIELDRDLAARLQTHPFLGPKLTIFQQDAMTFNFAEYAREKGQSLRVFGNLPYNISTPLMFHLFSYTDAIRDMHFMLQKEVVNRLVAGPGSKAYGRLTVMAQYYCQVIPVLEVPPESFTPAPKVDSAVVRLIPHSTIPHPVKDIRLLSRITTEAFGKRRKTLRNSLGHLFTLEVLQQMNIDPTLRAENISVAQYCQLANWLSEHPQVQQQEN
- the pdxA gene encoding 4-hydroxythreonine-4-phosphate dehydrogenase PdxA; the protein is MLSNLRVAITPGEPAGIGPDVTLQLAQRDWPVELVVCADPALLRQRAAKLGLPLTLREYQPGVAAQPQAAGTLTVLPVITPQPVKAGELCVANSHYVLETLARACDGCLNGEFAALITGPVHKGVINDAGIFFSGHTEFFAERAMCSRVVMMLATEELRVALATTHLPLKDVSAAITRDSLHEVINILHADLQSKFGLAQPHIFVCGLNPHAGEGGHMGREEIDVIIPALDELRRQGMQLTGPLPADTLFQPKYLQHADAVLAMYHDQGLPVLKYQGFGRAVNITLGLPFIRTSVDHGTALELAGQGDADAGSFITALNLAITMIKSSNE